The following coding sequences are from one Musa acuminata AAA Group cultivar baxijiao chromosome BXJ2-4, Cavendish_Baxijiao_AAA, whole genome shotgun sequence window:
- the LOC103981471 gene encoding probable phytol kinase, chloroplastic isoform X3: MGVAIWSCGGAAVFASALLPGRRSHGSRLAPTELPFASASSCPLPFLSGPAVPFSPAPMPSSRAQLRLLRLRVQTSAGVVLQDAAATTFCFAGAYSLVLVFDTLAERNIIQKQSLSRKAVHVLSGLLYMATWPFFSSSMVARYFAAVVPLLNCIRLLCYGLRLLTDEGVVKSVAREGRPEELLRGPLYYVIVLLLCTLVFWRESPVGVVSLTMMSGGDGFADIVGRRYGVTKLPYNQQKSWVGSISMFVFGCSTTSRFSDMCISIRSRPSQE; the protein is encoded by the exons ATGGGAGTGGCGATTTGGAGCTGCGGCGGTGCCGCCGTATTCGCCTCCGCACTCCTCCCAGGAAGGCGTTCCCACGGATCGCGTCTCGCTCCCACCGAGCTCCCCTTCGCCTCTGCTTCCTCCTGCCCATTACCTTTCCTCAGCGGTCCCGCGGTCCCCTTCTCTCCGGCGCCGATGCCGTCTTCCCGTGCTCAGCTGCGCCTGCTCCGCCTCCGCGTCCAGACATCCGCCGGAGTGGTGCTGCAGGACGCCGCCGCCACGACGTTCTGCTTCGCCGGTGCCTACTCCCTCGTCCTCGTCTTCGATACTCTCGCGGAGCGCAACATCATCCAAAAG CAGAGCTTGAGCAGAAAAGCTGTGCATGTACTGTCTGGGCTCCTATACATGGCCACTTGGCCATTTTTCAG CTCTTCGATGGTGGCACGATATTTTGCAGCAGTTGTTCCTCTCTTGAACTGTATTAGGCTTTTATGTTATGGCCTTCGTCTTCTTACCGACGAAGGTGTAGTCAAGTCTGTTGCAAGAGAAGGAAGACCGGA GGAATTGCTGCGAGGTCCTCTGTACTATGTCATCGTATTGTTGCTCTGTACTCTGGTCTTTTGGCGTGAGTCTCCTGTTGGAGTTGTGTCGTTGACGATGATGAGTGGTGGCGATG GATTTGCCGATATCGTGGGTAGAAGATATGGGGTGACCAAACTTCCCTACAATCAACAGAAGAGTTGGGTCGGGAGCATCTCCATGTTTGTCTTCG GATGCTCTACTACTTCTCGGTTTTCGGATATGTGCATTTCGATCCGGAGCAGACCATCACAAGAGTAG
- the LOC103981471 gene encoding probable phytol kinase, chloroplastic isoform X1, with the protein MGVAIWSCGGAAVFASALLPGRRSHGSRLAPTELPFASASSCPLPFLSGPAVPFSPAPMPSSRAQLRLLRLRVQTSAGVVLQDAAATTFCFAGAYSLVLVFDTLAERNIIQKQSLSRKAVHVLSGLLYMATWPFFSSSMVARYFAAVVPLLNCIRLLCYGLRLLTDEGVVKSVAREGRPEELLRGPLYYVIVLLLCTLVFWRESPVGVVSLTMMSGGDGFADIVGRRYGVTKLPYNQQKSWVGSISMFVFGLFFSVGMLYYFSVFGYVHFDPEQTITRVALISLAATVVESLPISDVVDDNVSVPLTSMLTSVLLFG; encoded by the exons ATGGGAGTGGCGATTTGGAGCTGCGGCGGTGCCGCCGTATTCGCCTCCGCACTCCTCCCAGGAAGGCGTTCCCACGGATCGCGTCTCGCTCCCACCGAGCTCCCCTTCGCCTCTGCTTCCTCCTGCCCATTACCTTTCCTCAGCGGTCCCGCGGTCCCCTTCTCTCCGGCGCCGATGCCGTCTTCCCGTGCTCAGCTGCGCCTGCTCCGCCTCCGCGTCCAGACATCCGCCGGAGTGGTGCTGCAGGACGCCGCCGCCACGACGTTCTGCTTCGCCGGTGCCTACTCCCTCGTCCTCGTCTTCGATACTCTCGCGGAGCGCAACATCATCCAAAAG CAGAGCTTGAGCAGAAAAGCTGTGCATGTACTGTCTGGGCTCCTATACATGGCCACTTGGCCATTTTTCAG CTCTTCGATGGTGGCACGATATTTTGCAGCAGTTGTTCCTCTCTTGAACTGTATTAGGCTTTTATGTTATGGCCTTCGTCTTCTTACCGACGAAGGTGTAGTCAAGTCTGTTGCAAGAGAAGGAAGACCGGA GGAATTGCTGCGAGGTCCTCTGTACTATGTCATCGTATTGTTGCTCTGTACTCTGGTCTTTTGGCGTGAGTCTCCTGTTGGAGTTGTGTCGTTGACGATGATGAGTGGTGGCGATG GATTTGCCGATATCGTGGGTAGAAGATATGGGGTGACCAAACTTCCCTACAATCAACAGAAGAGTTGGGTCGGGAGCATCTCCATGTTTGTCTTCGGTTTGTTCTTCTCGGTCGG GATGCTCTACTACTTCTCGGTTTTCGGATATGTGCATTTCGATCCGGAGCAGACCATCACAAGAGTAGCATTGATATCTTTGGCAGCCACGGTGGTGGAGTCTCTTCCTATCAGCGATGTTGTAGATGACAACGTATCCGTTCCTTTGACAAGCATGCTGACATCTGTTCTACTTTTTGGTTAA
- the LOC135610508 gene encoding PX domain-containing protein EREL1-like isoform X1, protein MAKNSPPKHRHDGTSPLPLGMDWSPPPKRWDGRNTIWPHDPQTGWSYCVMIPSWIVQTEPAGTHESFLNPIVFYRIHVGIQSPEGISTSHGLLRRFSDFLKLYSALKKTFPRRDIPAAPPKHAFLRINASRMLLEERRRALEEWMGKLLSDIEFSRSALVAGFLELEVAARSAFQYVNNHPTEPSSTDSTAAPSLIPARPSSSSSVADCSKIASKSHAVAAKSPSMPSDICSDNADETSDLETPRKGKIQEFNTSTEDLTFHDVNNGILGESFLDQPEDFIKTKLNQRRGYLVSERDMTGGSTFRDRVESISSDHDHDKLYGHARRLSSESIGSDISSIRGSELSFTGATNSLWDGSLDVPVGAEISNAMDAFAGLGTQSLDNAQIVLPIDQRHKLNRVLLTMQRRLGTAKTDMEDLIARLNQEMAVKEYLTTKVKDLEVELEATEQKGKENLQQAVFIERERVTQMQWDMDELRRKCSEMESKLKLEQNEKSRAELEKMTASDEKKLLLQELGSKQEELLNMRKHLEEQESKSKADIKVLVKEVKFLRKSQAELKELMNQTLKEKSELEGFLHKEKQKWSNAKSASKNLLHECRVLRDRLQECSVNFLADEEDKFTISPSSLSDALDLLATSDNRIGLLLAEAQLLARNDEEACIDDDDGQTSEFSGSGIASNGNNPMRADDNDDEMRNILTDMFIDNARLRKQVNSVI, encoded by the exons ATGGCCAAGAACAGTCCCCCGAAGCACCGCCACGATGGGACCTCCCCGCTGCCCCTCGGTATGGACTGGAGCCCTCCCCCGAAACGTTGG GATGGAAGAAATACTATCTGGCCACATGACCCTCAAACTGGTTGGAGTTACTGTGTTATGATTCCTTCTTGGATCGTTCAGACAGAACCTGCAGGAACCCATGAAAGCTTCTTGAATCCTATTGTT TTTTACAGGATTCATGTGGGTATACAATCTCCAGAAGGCATCAGCACCAGCCATGGACTACTACGAAGATTCAGTGACTTCTTGAAGTTATATTCTGCT CTTAAGAAGACATTTCCTAGAAGAGATATTCCTGCAGCCCCACCAAAGCATGCATTTTTGAGAATAAATGCCAGCCGGATGCTTCTAGAAGAG AGAAGGCGTGCTCTGGAAGAATGGATGGGAAAGTTACTCTCTGACATAGAGTTCTCTAGAAGTGCACTAGTGGCAGGTTTTCTTGAGCTAGAAGTTGCTGCAAGATCAG CATTTCAGTATGTGAATAATCATCCTACAGAACCAAGTTCAACAGATTCTACTGCTGCGCCCTCTTTAATTCCTGCTAGACCTAGTTCAAGTTCTTCTGTTGCTGATTGTTCGAAAATTGCATCGAAGTCTCATGCAGTTGCGGCAAAGTCTCCCTCCATGCCATCAGATATCTGTAGTGACAATGCAGATGAAACATCAGACCTTGAAACTCCAAGAAAAGGAAAGATTCAAGAATTTAATACTAGCACTGAAGATCTGACATTTCATGATGTTAATAACGGCATTTTAGGTGAATCATTTCTGGATCAACCCGAAGATTTCATTAAAACTAAGTTAAACCAAAGAAGGGGGTACCTTGTTTCCGAGAGAGATATGACTGGTGGAAGCACTTTCAGAGACAGAGTAGAGTCCATATCATCAGATCatgaccatgataaactctatggtcatgctcgaaggctctcttctgaaagcATTGGGAGTGATATAAGTTCTATAAGAGGCAGTGAACTATCATTCACTGGTGCCACCAATTCACTTTGGGACGGTTCCCTCGATGTACCTGTGGGTGCTGAAATTTCAAATGCCATGGATGCTTTTGCTGGCTTGGGGACACAATCTCTTGATAATGCACAAATTGTCCTTCCAATTGATCAAAGGCATAAATTGAATAGAGTTCTCCTCACTATGCAACGAAGGTTAGGAACAGCAAAAACTGATATGGAGGATCTTATAGCACGATTGAATCAAGAAATGGCTGTGAAAGAATATCTGACGACAAAG GTCAAGGATTTAGAGGTTGAACTGGAAGCCACTGAACAGAAAGGTAAAGAAAATTTGCAACAAGCTGTCtttattgaaagagaaagagtgacCCAAATGCAATGGGATATGGATGAACTACGTAGGAAGTGTTCAGAGATGGAATCAAAACTCAAGCTTGAACAA AATGAAAAAAGTCGTGCAGAGTTGGAGAAGATGACTGCTAGTGATGAAAAAAAATTGTTGCTGCAGGAACTAGGTAGTAAACAAGAAGAATTACTGAACATGCGAAAGCACCTAGAAGAACAAGAATCGAAATCAAAAGCTGATATCAAAGTCCTTGTCAAGGAAGTGAAGTTCCTTAGGAAATCTCAAGCAGAGCTCAAGGAATTGATGAATCAAACTTTAAAAGAGAAGTCAGAGTTAGAG GGATTTcttcataaagaaaagcaaaaatggtcAAATGCAAAATCAGCAAGCAAAAATCTTCTTCATGAATGCAGAGTTCTTCGTGATCGGCTGCAAGAATGCAGTGTTAATTTTCTTGCAGACGAGGAAGACAAGTTCACTATTAGCCCTTCGTCACTCTCTGATGCTTTAGATCTCCTGGCAACTTCAGATAATCGGATAGGTCTCCTCCTTGCTGAG GCTCAACTACTTGCAAGGAATGATGAAGAGGCTtgcattgatgatgatgatggtcaaACTAGTGAATTTTCTGGTTCTGGGATTGCGTCAAATGGCAATAACCCAATGAGAGCAGACGACAACGACGACGAGATGAGAAATATACTTACTGATATGTTCATAGACAATGCGAGATTAAGGAAACAGGTAAATTCAGTTATTTGA
- the LOC135610508 gene encoding PX domain-containing protein EREL1-like isoform X2 has protein sequence MHLKKTFPRRDIPAAPPKHAFLRINASRMLLEERRRALEEWMGKLLSDIEFSRSALVAGFLELEVAARSAFQYVNNHPTEPSSTDSTAAPSLIPARPSSSSSVADCSKIASKSHAVAAKSPSMPSDICSDNADETSDLETPRKGKIQEFNTSTEDLTFHDVNNGILGESFLDQPEDFIKTKLNQRRGYLVSERDMTGGSTFRDRVESISSDHDHDKLYGHARRLSSESIGSDISSIRGSELSFTGATNSLWDGSLDVPVGAEISNAMDAFAGLGTQSLDNAQIVLPIDQRHKLNRVLLTMQRRLGTAKTDMEDLIARLNQEMAVKEYLTTKVKDLEVELEATEQKGKENLQQAVFIERERVTQMQWDMDELRRKCSEMESKLKLEQNEKSRAELEKMTASDEKKLLLQELGSKQEELLNMRKHLEEQESKSKADIKVLVKEVKFLRKSQAELKELMNQTLKEKSELEGFLHKEKQKWSNAKSASKNLLHECRVLRDRLQECSVNFLADEEDKFTISPSSLSDALDLLATSDNRIGLLLAEAQLLARNDEEACIDDDDGQTSEFSGSGIASNGNNPMRADDNDDEMRNILTDMFIDNARLRKQVNSVI, from the exons ATGCAT CTTAAGAAGACATTTCCTAGAAGAGATATTCCTGCAGCCCCACCAAAGCATGCATTTTTGAGAATAAATGCCAGCCGGATGCTTCTAGAAGAG AGAAGGCGTGCTCTGGAAGAATGGATGGGAAAGTTACTCTCTGACATAGAGTTCTCTAGAAGTGCACTAGTGGCAGGTTTTCTTGAGCTAGAAGTTGCTGCAAGATCAG CATTTCAGTATGTGAATAATCATCCTACAGAACCAAGTTCAACAGATTCTACTGCTGCGCCCTCTTTAATTCCTGCTAGACCTAGTTCAAGTTCTTCTGTTGCTGATTGTTCGAAAATTGCATCGAAGTCTCATGCAGTTGCGGCAAAGTCTCCCTCCATGCCATCAGATATCTGTAGTGACAATGCAGATGAAACATCAGACCTTGAAACTCCAAGAAAAGGAAAGATTCAAGAATTTAATACTAGCACTGAAGATCTGACATTTCATGATGTTAATAACGGCATTTTAGGTGAATCATTTCTGGATCAACCCGAAGATTTCATTAAAACTAAGTTAAACCAAAGAAGGGGGTACCTTGTTTCCGAGAGAGATATGACTGGTGGAAGCACTTTCAGAGACAGAGTAGAGTCCATATCATCAGATCatgaccatgataaactctatggtcatgctcgaaggctctcttctgaaagcATTGGGAGTGATATAAGTTCTATAAGAGGCAGTGAACTATCATTCACTGGTGCCACCAATTCACTTTGGGACGGTTCCCTCGATGTACCTGTGGGTGCTGAAATTTCAAATGCCATGGATGCTTTTGCTGGCTTGGGGACACAATCTCTTGATAATGCACAAATTGTCCTTCCAATTGATCAAAGGCATAAATTGAATAGAGTTCTCCTCACTATGCAACGAAGGTTAGGAACAGCAAAAACTGATATGGAGGATCTTATAGCACGATTGAATCAAGAAATGGCTGTGAAAGAATATCTGACGACAAAG GTCAAGGATTTAGAGGTTGAACTGGAAGCCACTGAACAGAAAGGTAAAGAAAATTTGCAACAAGCTGTCtttattgaaagagaaagagtgacCCAAATGCAATGGGATATGGATGAACTACGTAGGAAGTGTTCAGAGATGGAATCAAAACTCAAGCTTGAACAA AATGAAAAAAGTCGTGCAGAGTTGGAGAAGATGACTGCTAGTGATGAAAAAAAATTGTTGCTGCAGGAACTAGGTAGTAAACAAGAAGAATTACTGAACATGCGAAAGCACCTAGAAGAACAAGAATCGAAATCAAAAGCTGATATCAAAGTCCTTGTCAAGGAAGTGAAGTTCCTTAGGAAATCTCAAGCAGAGCTCAAGGAATTGATGAATCAAACTTTAAAAGAGAAGTCAGAGTTAGAG GGATTTcttcataaagaaaagcaaaaatggtcAAATGCAAAATCAGCAAGCAAAAATCTTCTTCATGAATGCAGAGTTCTTCGTGATCGGCTGCAAGAATGCAGTGTTAATTTTCTTGCAGACGAGGAAGACAAGTTCACTATTAGCCCTTCGTCACTCTCTGATGCTTTAGATCTCCTGGCAACTTCAGATAATCGGATAGGTCTCCTCCTTGCTGAG GCTCAACTACTTGCAAGGAATGATGAAGAGGCTtgcattgatgatgatgatggtcaaACTAGTGAATTTTCTGGTTCTGGGATTGCGTCAAATGGCAATAACCCAATGAGAGCAGACGACAACGACGACGAGATGAGAAATATACTTACTGATATGTTCATAGACAATGCGAGATTAAGGAAACAGGTAAATTCAGTTATTTGA
- the LOC103981471 gene encoding probable phytol kinase, chloroplastic isoform X2: MGVAIWSCGGAAVFASALLPGRRSHGSRLAPTELPFASASSCPLPFLSGPAVPFSPAPMPSSRAQLRLLRLRVQTSAGVVLQDAAATTFCFAGAYSLVLVFDTLAERNIIQKSLSRKAVHVLSGLLYMATWPFFSSSMVARYFAAVVPLLNCIRLLCYGLRLLTDEGVVKSVAREGRPEELLRGPLYYVIVLLLCTLVFWRESPVGVVSLTMMSGGDGFADIVGRRYGVTKLPYNQQKSWVGSISMFVFGLFFSVGMLYYFSVFGYVHFDPEQTITRVALISLAATVVESLPISDVVDDNVSVPLTSMLTSVLLFG, translated from the exons ATGGGAGTGGCGATTTGGAGCTGCGGCGGTGCCGCCGTATTCGCCTCCGCACTCCTCCCAGGAAGGCGTTCCCACGGATCGCGTCTCGCTCCCACCGAGCTCCCCTTCGCCTCTGCTTCCTCCTGCCCATTACCTTTCCTCAGCGGTCCCGCGGTCCCCTTCTCTCCGGCGCCGATGCCGTCTTCCCGTGCTCAGCTGCGCCTGCTCCGCCTCCGCGTCCAGACATCCGCCGGAGTGGTGCTGCAGGACGCCGCCGCCACGACGTTCTGCTTCGCCGGTGCCTACTCCCTCGTCCTCGTCTTCGATACTCTCGCGGAGCGCAACATCATCCAAAAG AGCTTGAGCAGAAAAGCTGTGCATGTACTGTCTGGGCTCCTATACATGGCCACTTGGCCATTTTTCAG CTCTTCGATGGTGGCACGATATTTTGCAGCAGTTGTTCCTCTCTTGAACTGTATTAGGCTTTTATGTTATGGCCTTCGTCTTCTTACCGACGAAGGTGTAGTCAAGTCTGTTGCAAGAGAAGGAAGACCGGA GGAATTGCTGCGAGGTCCTCTGTACTATGTCATCGTATTGTTGCTCTGTACTCTGGTCTTTTGGCGTGAGTCTCCTGTTGGAGTTGTGTCGTTGACGATGATGAGTGGTGGCGATG GATTTGCCGATATCGTGGGTAGAAGATATGGGGTGACCAAACTTCCCTACAATCAACAGAAGAGTTGGGTCGGGAGCATCTCCATGTTTGTCTTCGGTTTGTTCTTCTCGGTCGG GATGCTCTACTACTTCTCGGTTTTCGGATATGTGCATTTCGATCCGGAGCAGACCATCACAAGAGTAGCATTGATATCTTTGGCAGCCACGGTGGTGGAGTCTCTTCCTATCAGCGATGTTGTAGATGACAACGTATCCGTTCCTTTGACAAGCATGCTGACATCTGTTCTACTTTTTGGTTAA